From Pseudomonas sp. B21-028, one genomic window encodes:
- a CDS encoding HNH endonuclease translates to MDTSTEKSGWSDDELEASVDAYLMMLARELSGQTFKKSVENQLLRDGPLSKRSASSVEYRMQNISAVLEQMGLRRISGYMPAKNIGAGVAQRIRKVLANKVIPGADEVAPTSDQRTLISRASKLQKNGLKVEPSGNPNPPQVSTTTTAYVRDPKVRAWVAELAKGVCEGCGQKAPFEVDGLPFLEVHHVKHLAQQGSDSITNAVALCPNCHRRCHLASDREAFTLSLYERVGRLIVE, encoded by the coding sequence ATGGACACATCAACTGAAAAAAGTGGCTGGAGCGATGACGAGCTTGAGGCGTCGGTCGATGCGTACTTGATGATGCTCGCCCGCGAGTTAAGCGGTCAGACATTCAAGAAGTCGGTTGAGAACCAGCTTTTACGTGATGGACCGCTGAGCAAGCGCAGTGCCTCATCGGTGGAATACCGCATGCAAAATATCTCGGCGGTGTTGGAACAGATGGGTTTGCGGCGCATCAGCGGCTACATGCCTGCCAAGAACATCGGGGCGGGTGTGGCTCAACGGATCCGCAAGGTGCTCGCCAATAAGGTAATACCTGGCGCCGATGAAGTTGCTCCGACATCTGATCAGCGAACTTTGATCAGCCGAGCCTCGAAGCTTCAAAAAAACGGACTCAAGGTCGAGCCATCAGGGAATCCAAATCCGCCGCAGGTCAGCACGACTACGACGGCCTACGTTCGGGATCCGAAGGTTCGGGCGTGGGTTGCTGAGTTGGCGAAAGGTGTCTGCGAAGGTTGCGGCCAGAAGGCACCCTTCGAGGTGGATGGACTACCGTTTCTTGAAGTACATCATGTGAAGCATTTGGCGCAGCAAGGGTCGGACAGTATTACCAATGCCGTTGCGTTGTGTCCGAACTGCCATCGGCGGTGTCATCTTGCCAGTGATCGAGAGGCGTTTACTCTGTCGTTGTATGAGAGGGTTGGGCGGCTGATCGTTGAATGA
- a CDS encoding DNA-binding protein produces the protein MTNEFKSEAFESIHSSAEALLKIGAIDETIMGEFDDACIGEKPVEIPPVQIE, from the coding sequence ATGACTAACGAGTTTAAAAGTGAGGCTTTCGAGTCGATCCACAGCTCGGCTGAAGCACTGCTGAAAATCGGCGCTATCGACGAGACCATAATGGGCGAGTTCGACGACGCCTGCATTGGTGAGAAGCCTGTTGAAATCCCGCCTGTTCAGATTGAATAA
- a CDS encoding type II toxin-antitoxin system VapC family toxin — protein MDTHALLWWLSDDPALGADARQMMVEPRNQVLVSAASIWEISIKQAKGMLEAPEDLEALVEDEGFTKLPISLFHGQQAGKLPEIHRDPFDRMLIAQAQAEGLELVTADGIIPQYGVRVVSARL, from the coding sequence TTGGATACCCATGCGTTGCTTTGGTGGCTGTCCGACGATCCTGCATTAGGCGCAGATGCTCGACAGATGATGGTGGAACCACGTAATCAGGTATTGGTAAGCGCCGCCTCGATTTGGGAGATATCCATCAAGCAGGCTAAAGGAATGCTCGAGGCTCCAGAGGATCTTGAGGCGCTGGTTGAGGATGAGGGCTTTACCAAGCTGCCGATTTCGCTGTTCCATGGACAGCAAGCGGGCAAGTTGCCGGAGATTCATCGCGATCCATTTGATCGGATGTTGATTGCTCAGGCTCAGGCAGAGGGTCTGGAGTTAGTCACTGCCGATGGGATAATCCCGCAGTACGGGGTACGGGTGGTTTCGGCGCGGTTGTGA
- a CDS encoding type II toxin-antitoxin system Phd/YefM family antitoxin — protein MSDVVQVNMHEAKSQLSQLAERVWRGDKVVIAKAGKPYLDLLPHVDTPRARKPGRLKGKIRISTDFDKTPEDIIDGFEGSL, from the coding sequence ATGAGTGATGTGGTGCAAGTCAATATGCACGAAGCAAAGTCTCAGCTCTCTCAATTGGCTGAGCGTGTATGGCGTGGCGACAAGGTGGTGATCGCCAAGGCTGGCAAGCCTTATCTGGATCTCCTACCTCATGTCGATACTCCTCGGGCTCGCAAGCCTGGACGGTTGAAAGGGAAAATTCGGATCTCCACAGATTTTGACAAGACCCCTGAGGATATCATCGATGGATTCGAGGGCAGTCTATGA
- a CDS encoding DUF6933 domain-containing protein, producing the protein MLIFNCTEAACNFFSRVHKGKKITPVGKPPSPVIEDDEVVEFAEQWLVHAITVQRKHVLFVIHVHTRYCMIFADAKKADVEGFIHRFSERWINGLMRHAGQHDLLRWVDDEPMMDRFQESCREYVFYKRGHRGAQKHINEISWVLEDCAAEWGTLPSDEFSAGRFDGDMNNTPRGSKGHKDYYFPDEEMIIHWLRRYGGLDEPSLHNARERRMEVKREMWAFEQQLAQDAP; encoded by the coding sequence AGGCAAGAAAATCACTCCCGTGGGGAAGCCACCGTCACCCGTCATCGAGGATGATGAGGTGGTTGAATTCGCCGAGCAGTGGCTCGTCCATGCCATCACTGTGCAACGCAAGCACGTGTTGTTCGTCATCCATGTACATACTCGTTATTGCATGATCTTCGCTGACGCCAAAAAAGCTGATGTGGAAGGTTTTATTCATCGGTTTTCAGAGCGCTGGATTAACGGCTTGATGCGCCACGCCGGGCAGCATGACCTTTTGCGCTGGGTCGATGACGAACCAATGATGGACCGCTTCCAGGAAAGTTGTAGAGAGTACGTTTTTTACAAGCGCGGCCATCGCGGTGCGCAAAAGCACATCAATGAAATCTCCTGGGTTTTAGAGGATTGCGCCGCCGAGTGGGGAACATTGCCTTCTGATGAGTTCTCCGCAGGCCGCTTTGATGGTGATATGAACAACACCCCGAGAGGCAGCAAGGGGCACAAGGACTATTACTTTCCAGACGAGGAAATGATTATTCATTGGTTGCGGCGTTATGGTGGACTGGATGAGCCCAGCCTCCATAACGCCCGTGAACGACGCATGGAAGTGAAACGGGAAATGTGGGCGTTTGAACAGCAACTTGCCCAAGATGCACCATGA